The Palleronia sp. THAF1 genome window below encodes:
- the meaB gene encoding methylmalonyl Co-A mutase-associated GTPase MeaB yields the protein MDMKAMAQGIRNGDRRALSRGITLVESSRADHRADAIALLEAVTDPDRQAVRIGLSGTPGVGKSTFIEAFGLQRTGAGQRVAVLAVDPSSSRTGGSILGDKTRMDLLSRDPNAFIRPSPSQTELGGVARRTREAIALCEAAGFDVVIVETVGVGQSETMVAQMTDLFVLLLAPGGGDELQGVKRGIMEIADLILVNKADGAMVGPAQATRADYQGALRLMRRRDGDPDDFPKALAVSAVSGAGLDGAWEAMTTLADHRRKTGHWDRTRAAQNRHWFEDGVRQGLMRRLTADADTRAAMDRLGDAVGRGETAPAAAAAEMLARLFPEQRD from the coding sequence ATGGATATGAAGGCGATGGCACAGGGGATCAGGAACGGCGACCGCCGCGCCCTGTCGCGCGGGATCACGCTGGTCGAATCGTCGCGTGCGGATCACCGGGCGGACGCGATCGCGCTGTTGGAAGCGGTGACCGATCCCGACCGGCAGGCCGTGCGAATCGGGCTGTCGGGAACGCCGGGTGTCGGGAAATCGACCTTCATCGAGGCGTTCGGCCTGCAACGCACGGGCGCGGGTCAGCGGGTTGCCGTGCTGGCGGTGGACCCGTCTTCGTCGCGCACAGGCGGCTCGATTCTGGGTGACAAGACGCGGATGGACCTGCTGTCGCGTGATCCGAACGCCTTTATCCGCCCCTCTCCAAGCCAGACCGAACTCGGCGGCGTCGCGCGCCGCACGCGAGAGGCCATCGCCCTGTGCGAAGCGGCGGGGTTCGATGTGGTGATCGTGGAAACCGTCGGCGTGGGCCAATCAGAGACGATGGTCGCCCAAATGACCGATCTTTTCGTGCTGCTGCTGGCGCCGGGCGGCGGCGACGAGTTGCAGGGCGTCAAGCGCGGCATCATGGAGATCGCTGACCTGATCCTTGTAAACAAGGCCGATGGCGCGATGGTCGGCCCCGCGCAGGCCACGCGCGCGGATTATCAGGGCGCGCTGCGGCTGATGCGGCGGCGTGACGGCGATCCGGACGATTTTCCCAAGGCGCTCGCGGTATCGGCGGTGTCTGGCGCGGGGCTGGACGGCGCGTGGGAGGCGATGACCACGCTTGCGGACCATCGCCGCAAGACCGGCCATTGGGACCGTACCCGTGCCGCGCAAAACCGCCACTGGTTCGAGGATGGCGTGCGGCAGGGGCTGATGCGGCGGCTGACGGCCGATGCGGATACCCGCGCGGCGATGGACCGGCTGGGCGATGCAGTAGGCCGCGGAGAGACCGCGCCTGCCGCCGCTGCGGCAGAGATGCTGGCGAGACTGTTCCCCGAACAACGCGATTGA
- a CDS encoding ion transporter, giving the protein MTLRDRIKSILDRDTTRNAITAVIVVNAVLLGMETSPALMARFGTLIVALDTVCLSIFVVELAAKLYAYRLAFFRSGWNIFDFIVVGIALAPSSGGLSVLRALRILRVLRVVSNAPRLRRVIEGFLSALPGMASVFLLMALIFYIAAVIATKLFGAAFPEWFGDLGLSAYTLFQIMTLESWSMGIVRPVMEAYPYAWAFFVPFIMVTTFAVVNLIVGLIVNSMQSAHEEESVAATETYRDAVLERLEAIERRLDRRD; this is encoded by the coding sequence ATGACCCTGCGCGATCGCATCAAATCCATCCTCGACCGTGACACCACGCGCAACGCGATCACCGCCGTGATCGTGGTGAATGCGGTGCTTCTGGGGATGGAGACGTCGCCCGCGCTGATGGCCCGTTTCGGCACGCTGATCGTCGCGCTGGACACCGTCTGCTTATCGATCTTCGTCGTTGAATTGGCGGCGAAGCTGTATGCCTACCGGCTGGCGTTCTTCCGGTCGGGCTGGAACATCTTCGATTTCATCGTCGTAGGCATTGCGCTGGCCCCGTCATCGGGCGGGCTGTCGGTGCTGCGCGCCCTGCGCATCTTGCGGGTGCTGCGCGTCGTCTCGAACGCGCCGCGCCTGCGGCGGGTGATCGAAGGCTTCCTGTCCGCCCTGCCGGGCATGGCCAGCGTCTTCCTGCTGATGGCGCTGATCTTCTACATTGCCGCCGTGATCGCCACCAAGCTCTTCGGCGCGGCGTTTCCCGAGTGGTTCGGCGATCTGGGGCTGTCGGCTTACACCTTGTTCCAGATCATGACGCTGGAATCATGGTCCATGGGCATCGTGCGCCCCGTGATGGAAGCCTACCCCTATGCCTGGGCGTTTTTCGTGCCCTTCATCATGGTGACGACCTTCGCTGTCGTGAACCTGATCGTGGGTCTGATCGTCAATTCGATGCAGTCCGCGCATGAAGAGGAATCCGTCGCCGCCACAGAGACTTACCGCGATGCGGTGCTGGAGCGGCTGGAAGCGATCGAGCGGCGGTTGGATCGGCGGGACTAG
- a CDS encoding NAD-dependent deacylase — protein MIFVLTGAGLSAESGLGTFRDEGGLWTQYDLSEVATPEGFAADPEKVLAFYNARRANADSATPNAAHTALARLSQQTQTALVTQNVDSLLEAAGARDVIHMHGQLDWALCAGCGARWDAPAVMQVSDPCPACAAKATRPDVVWFGEMPYHMDRIENALSAADLFVAIGTSGTVYPAAGFVEMARAYGIETLELNLEPSGGRFDDGLYGPATDIVPDWVDRVLTA, from the coding sequence ATGATCTTCGTTCTGACCGGTGCGGGTCTGTCTGCCGAAAGCGGCCTTGGCACCTTTCGCGACGAAGGCGGGCTGTGGACGCAGTACGATCTGTCAGAGGTGGCGACGCCCGAAGGCTTCGCCGCCGATCCCGAAAAGGTGTTGGCGTTCTACAACGCACGCCGCGCCAATGCCGACAGCGCGACGCCCAACGCAGCGCACACCGCTCTCGCACGGTTGTCCCAGCAGACGCAGACCGCGCTGGTCACACAGAACGTCGATAGCCTGCTGGAAGCGGCGGGTGCGCGCGACGTAATCCACATGCACGGCCAGCTTGACTGGGCGCTGTGTGCGGGATGCGGTGCACGATGGGACGCACCTGCGGTGATGCAGGTCAGCGATCCCTGCCCCGCATGCGCAGCCAAAGCGACCCGGCCCGATGTCGTCTGGTTCGGGGAAATGCCCTACCACATGGACCGGATCGAAAACGCCTTGTCGGCTGCCGATCTCTTCGTCGCCATCGGCACAAGCGGAACGGTCTATCCCGCTGCAGGCTTCGTAGAGATGGCGCGCGCTTATGGCATCGAGACGCTGGAACTGAACCTGGAGCCCAGCGGCGGGCGGTTCGACGATGGCCTCTACGGCCCCGCAACCGACATCGTGCCAGATTGGGTGGATCGCGTACTCACGGCCTGA
- a CDS encoding UdgX family uracil-DNA binding protein (This protein belongs to the uracil DNA glycosylase superfamily, members of which act in excision repair of DNA. However, it belongs more specifically to UdgX branch, whose founding member was found to bind uracil in DNA (where it does not belong), without cleaving it, appears to promote DNA repair by a pathway involving RecA, rather than base excision.) has product MPTIRVPTRNTAQAWRDAARGLVAGGVPPEDVIWQYGECADDLFAEAPTVPPTGDLRVPKSFVELTQNVCWHADPERFARLYALLWRLRDTPGLMSDRGDAGLAKLREMEKSVNRDKHKMKAFLRFREIDALNDTRRRFAAWFEPSHHIVEPLAGFFMRRFGDMDWVIVTPDLTATFTDGDVVFSDGQPKPPLPEDATEELWSTYFRNIFNPARLKIKAMQAEMPKKYWKNMPEAALIPELIASAETRVRQMQASAPTLPPVRAAKITERLMMDQEMPPPATDLEALRRDAGGCTRCPLYSDATQVVMGEGPLDAPLMIVGEQPGDQEDLAGRPFVGPAGQLFDQIAAEVGLPRDRAFVTNAVKHFKFTARGKRRIHQKPDAGEVQACRWWLDAERQLVKPGLILAMGATAAGALTGRAAGIMNRRGTFEETPDGTPVLLTLHPSYLLRVPNAQAKEAATRGFRADLAQAADWLKEHAA; this is encoded by the coding sequence ATGCCCACGATCCGGGTCCCCACGCGGAACACCGCGCAGGCTTGGAGAGACGCGGCGCGGGGGTTGGTGGCCGGTGGTGTGCCGCCAGAGGACGTGATCTGGCAGTATGGTGAATGCGCAGATGACCTGTTCGCCGAAGCGCCCACCGTCCCGCCAACGGGTGATTTGCGCGTACCGAAATCCTTCGTCGAGCTGACCCAGAACGTGTGCTGGCATGCCGATCCGGAACGGTTCGCCCGGCTGTATGCGCTGCTTTGGCGGCTGCGCGATACGCCCGGACTGATGTCCGACCGAGGGGATGCTGGGTTGGCAAAGCTGCGTGAGATGGAAAAGTCGGTCAATCGCGACAAGCACAAGATGAAAGCGTTCCTGCGCTTTCGCGAGATCGACGCGCTGAACGACACCCGCCGCCGCTTCGCCGCTTGGTTCGAGCCGTCGCACCATATCGTCGAGCCGCTGGCGGGCTTCTTCATGCGCCGGTTCGGAGACATGGATTGGGTGATCGTCACGCCCGATCTGACCGCGACGTTCACGGATGGGGACGTTGTCTTCTCGGACGGCCAGCCAAAGCCGCCCCTGCCCGAGGATGCGACGGAAGAGCTTTGGTCCACCTATTTCCGGAACATCTTCAATCCCGCGCGCCTGAAGATAAAGGCGATGCAGGCGGAGATGCCGAAGAAATACTGGAAGAACATGCCCGAAGCCGCGCTGATCCCGGAACTCATCGCCAGCGCAGAGACGCGGGTGCGGCAGATGCAGGCCAGCGCGCCGACGCTGCCGCCTGTGCGGGCCGCGAAGATTACGGAGCGACTGATGATGGACCAAGAAATGCCGCCCCCCGCCACCGATCTTGAGGCTTTGCGCCGCGATGCGGGCGGATGCACGCGCTGCCCGCTGTATTCGGATGCGACGCAGGTGGTGATGGGCGAAGGACCGTTGGACGCGCCGCTGATGATCGTCGGCGAACAGCCCGGCGATCAGGAGGATCTGGCGGGACGCCCCTTCGTCGGCCCTGCCGGGCAGCTCTTCGATCAGATCGCGGCAGAGGTTGGCCTGCCGCGTGACCGGGCCTTCGTGACGAACGCCGTCAAACATTTCAAATTCACCGCGCGCGGCAAGCGGCGCATCCACCAGAAGCCTGACGCTGGCGAAGTGCAGGCCTGCCGCTGGTGGCTCGACGCGGAACGCCAGCTGGTGAAACCCGGCTTGATTTTGGCGATGGGCGCGACGGCTGCAGGCGCGCTGACCGGGCGCGCGGCGGGCATCATGAACCGCCGCGGCACGTTCGAGGAAACGCCGGACGGCACGCCGGTCCTGCTGACACTGCACCCGTCCTACCTGCTGCGCGTCCCCAATGCCCAAGCGAAAGAAGCCGCTACCCGCGGCTTCCGCGCCGATCTGGCGCAGGCTGCCGATTGGTTGAAGGAGCATGCCGCATGA
- the hrpB gene encoding ATP-dependent helicase HrpB: protein MDLPIDAVLDDLRAAVAASGRAVLQAPPGAGKTTRVPLALLGQITGRIVMLEPRRLAARAAAERMAATLGEPVGQTVGYAVRGERVVSDATRIEVVTEGILTRRLQRDPGLDGIGCVIFDEFHERSLNADLGLALVWEVRQALRPNLAVVVMSATLDAGPVAALLDDAPVITSAGRAFPVTPRWLDRPVPKATRFDAAMADLIAQAVAEEDGGVLAFLPGEGEIRRVASRLNLPGVEVRPLFGALPFAEQRAAIAPSRGRKVVLTTAIAETSLTIEDVRIVVDGGLARRARFDPGSGMTRLVTERVSRAEATQRAGRAGRVAPGTALKLWTKGEDGALPAFAPPEIEAADLTALALELALWGDPMGTALPFLTPLPEGTLAEARALLTDLGALDGGGITEHGRALVAMPLHPRLAHMLQIGGSDAADLAAILSERDILWDRGADLSLRLRALRDPRAFNAPQPAVQRIRQEAKRLRRFGKGDGALTTAQHAALAYPDRIGLRRAGDAPRWLLSGGKGAKMAEGDPMASRRLIVVTDTDGHPREATIRQAIAISETELRAVHADRIGWHDVCEWSRRDGRVIARQQERLGAIALDDRTWPDAPPDAIARAMLDGVREQPLPLPAPVKRFLSRVALLDLFPTDEDALKDSAETWLLPFLTGVKTTEDWRRFDLLPALQARLSYADQRRLEDEAPSHLLTPLGRRVPIDYGGEAPQVSIRVQELYGMTRHPTVAGAPLRLDLLSPANRSVQVTQDLPGFWTGSYADVAKDMRARYPRHPWPDDPTQADPTLRAKRRKD, encoded by the coding sequence ATGGACCTGCCAATCGATGCCGTACTGGACGACCTGCGCGCCGCCGTCGCGGCATCAGGCCGTGCCGTGCTGCAAGCCCCACCCGGTGCGGGCAAGACGACCCGCGTGCCGCTGGCGCTGCTTGGCCAGATCACGGGCCGAATCGTCATGCTGGAGCCGCGCCGTCTTGCCGCCCGCGCCGCCGCCGAGCGCATGGCCGCCACGCTGGGCGAGCCTGTGGGGCAGACGGTCGGTTACGCCGTGCGGGGCGAGCGCGTCGTGTCCGACGCCACGCGGATCGAGGTCGTCACCGAAGGCATCCTGACCCGCCGCCTGCAACGCGACCCTGGATTGGACGGCATCGGCTGCGTGATCTTCGACGAGTTCCACGAGCGCTCCTTGAACGCCGATCTGGGGTTGGCGCTTGTGTGGGAGGTGCGCCAAGCCCTGCGCCCCAATCTGGCGGTGGTGGTCATGTCGGCCACCTTGGATGCAGGGCCGGTGGCCGCATTGCTGGACGACGCGCCCGTGATCACAAGCGCGGGACGCGCCTTTCCTGTGACCCCGCGCTGGCTGGATCGCCCCGTGCCCAAAGCCACTCGGTTCGACGCTGCGATGGCCGATCTGATCGCGCAGGCGGTGGCAGAGGAAGACGGCGGCGTGCTGGCCTTTCTGCCGGGGGAAGGAGAAATCAGGCGTGTCGCATCCCGCCTGAACCTGCCGGGGGTCGAGGTCCGACCGCTTTTCGGCGCGCTCCCCTTCGCCGAGCAACGCGCGGCCATCGCGCCATCGCGGGGGCGCAAGGTCGTTCTGACGACCGCCATCGCGGAAACCTCGCTGACCATCGAGGACGTGCGGATCGTCGTGGACGGCGGTCTGGCCCGCCGCGCGCGGTTCGATCCCGGATCGGGAATGACGCGGCTGGTGACGGAACGGGTCAGCCGGGCAGAGGCGACGCAACGTGCGGGGCGCGCGGGCCGTGTCGCACCCGGAACGGCGTTGAAGCTGTGGACCAAGGGCGAAGACGGCGCTTTGCCCGCCTTCGCCCCGCCGGAGATCGAGGCGGCGGACCTGACCGCGCTGGCCTTGGAACTGGCGCTGTGGGGCGATCCCATGGGCACCGCGTTGCCCTTTCTAACCCCGCTACCAGAGGGCACGCTGGCAGAGGCGCGGGCGCTTCTGACCGATCTGGGTGCCCTGGACGGAGGCGGCATCACCGAGCACGGACGCGCCTTGGTGGCGATGCCGCTGCACCCCCGACTTGCACATATGCTGCAAATCGGAGGGTCTGACGCGGCTGATCTGGCGGCAATCTTGTCAGAACGCGATATTCTTTGGGATCGCGGCGCGGACCTCTCGCTGCGCCTGCGCGCCCTTCGGGACCCCCGCGCCTTCAACGCACCGCAGCCCGCCGTTCAGCGCATCAGGCAAGAGGCCAAACGTCTGCGCCGGTTCGGCAAGGGCGACGGGGCCCTCACCACCGCTCAGCACGCCGCTCTCGCCTATCCCGACCGGATCGGACTGCGGCGCGCGGGTGACGCGCCACGCTGGCTTCTGTCGGGCGGCAAAGGGGCGAAGATGGCCGAGGGCGATCCGATGGCTTCCCGGCGCCTGATCGTTGTGACCGACACCGACGGCCACCCGCGCGAAGCGACGATCCGGCAGGCCATCGCCATATCCGAGACAGAGTTGCGCGCCGTCCATGCGGACCGGATCGGTTGGCATGACGTCTGCGAATGGTCCCGCCGCGACGGGCGCGTGATCGCCCGCCAACAGGAACGGCTGGGTGCCATCGCGCTGGACGACCGCACATGGCCCGACGCGCCGCCCGACGCCATCGCGCGCGCAATGCTGGACGGCGTGCGCGAACAGCCCCTGCCCCTGCCCGCGCCCGTCAAACGCTTCCTGTCCCGTGTCGCACTTCTGGACCTGTTCCCGACCGACGAAGACGCGCTGAAAGACAGCGCCGAAACGTGGCTTCTGCCCTTCCTGACCGGCGTCAAAACCACCGAAGACTGGCGGCGCTTTGACTTGCTGCCTGCCTTGCAGGCCCGCCTGTCTTACGCCGATCAGCGCCGTCTGGAGGACGAAGCCCCCTCTCATCTGCTGACCCCGCTGGGCCGACGCGTGCCCATCGACTACGGCGGAGAGGCGCCGCAGGTCAGCATACGCGTGCAGGAACTCTACGGCATGACCCGCCACCCCACCGTTGCAGGAGCACCGCTGCGGCTGGACCTGCTGTCGCCCGCCAATCGCTCTGTGCAGGTGACGCAGGACTTGCCGGGCTTCTGGACGGGCAGCTATGCCGACGTGGCAAAGGACATGCGCGCGCGCTACCCCCGTCATCCCTGGCCCGACGATCCCACGCAGGCCGATCCCACACTGCGCGCCAAGCGCCGAAAGGACTGA
- the murJ gene encoding murein biosynthesis integral membrane protein MurJ, protein MARPVRLISGFVTVGAWTFLSRIFGFARDILIAAFLGAGPVAEAFLVAFALPNMFRRFFAEGAFNTAFVPMFSKRLESGENPQGFAQDAFAGLATVLIVFTVIAQVAMPALVFAMASGFAEDNRFDLAVLYGRICFPYIVLISLAALLSGVLNAAGRFVAAAAAPVLLNIALVGALLLGDAVGWPPGLTLVWTVPVGGILQLAVVWIAASRAGFTLIPRLPRLTPEMKRLGTIMGPAMLAGGVVQVNLLVGRQVASFFDGAIAWLSYADRLYQLPLGVVGIAIGVVLLPDLSRRLRASDDAGGRDALSRAAEFALVLTVPCTIAFLVIPMPLVATLFQRGAFDADDTAATALVLAVYGLGLPAFVLQKVWQPLYFAREDTRTPFRFALVALVVNAVVAIALAPVIGFIAAALGTTVAAWFMAIQLILGARRMGEVASPDDRFRRRWPRIVAASVLMGVVVWVANVALAPLFVDGWKFLALAILVATGIVSFFGAGQLLGAVSFRELRGTVRR, encoded by the coding sequence ATGGCCCGCCCCGTCCGCCTGATCTCCGGCTTCGTGACCGTCGGCGCCTGGACCTTCCTGTCGCGCATCTTCGGTTTCGCCCGCGACATCCTGATCGCTGCCTTCTTGGGCGCGGGGCCGGTGGCAGAAGCGTTCCTTGTGGCCTTCGCCCTGCCCAACATGTTCCGCCGTTTCTTTGCGGAAGGTGCGTTCAACACCGCCTTCGTGCCGATGTTTTCGAAACGGCTGGAATCGGGCGAGAATCCGCAGGGTTTTGCACAGGACGCCTTTGCCGGGCTGGCGACGGTGCTGATCGTCTTCACCGTCATCGCGCAAGTGGCTATGCCCGCGCTGGTCTTCGCAATGGCGTCGGGCTTTGCGGAGGATAATCGCTTCGACCTAGCGGTTCTGTATGGGCGCATCTGTTTTCCCTATATCGTGCTGATCTCTCTGGCGGCCTTGCTGTCGGGCGTGCTGAACGCGGCGGGGCGTTTCGTGGCCGCCGCCGCCGCGCCGGTTCTGTTGAACATCGCGCTGGTCGGTGCGCTGCTGCTGGGCGACGCGGTGGGCTGGCCGCCTGGCCTGACGCTGGTGTGGACGGTGCCTGTCGGCGGCATCCTGCAACTGGCCGTGGTGTGGATCGCAGCATCCCGCGCGGGCTTCACGCTGATCCCCCGCCTGCCCCGCCTGACGCCAGAGATGAAGCGGTTGGGCACCATCATGGGCCCCGCGATGCTGGCGGGCGGCGTCGTGCAAGTGAACCTGCTGGTGGGCCGTCAGGTCGCGTCCTTCTTCGACGGGGCCATCGCGTGGCTGTCCTACGCGGACCGTCTGTATCAACTGCCGCTCGGCGTTGTCGGCATCGCCATCGGCGTGGTGCTGTTGCCCGACCTGTCCCGCCGCCTGCGCGCATCGGACGATGCTGGCGGGCGCGATGCGCTGTCCCGCGCGGCAGAGTTCGCGCTGGTGCTGACGGTGCCCTGCACCATCGCCTTCCTCGTGATCCCCATGCCGCTGGTCGCGACACTCTTCCAGCGCGGTGCCTTCGATGCCGACGATACCGCCGCCACCGCGCTGGTGCTGGCCGTCTACGGGTTGGGCCTGCCCGCCTTCGTGCTGCAGAAGGTCTGGCAGCCGCTTTACTTCGCCCGCGAAGACACCCGCACGCCGTTCCGCTTCGCGCTGGTGGCCTTGGTCGTGAACGCCGTCGTTGCCATAGCCCTTGCCCCGGTGATCGGCTTCATCGCCGCCGCCCTAGGCACGACCGTGGCCGCGTGGTTCATGGCGATTCAATTGATCCTTGGCGCGCGCCGCATGGGAGAAGTCGCCAGCCCCGACGACCGCTTTCGCCGCCGCTGGCCCCGCATCGTCGCGGCATCGGTGCTGATGGGCGTGGTGGTCTGGGTCGCGAACGTGGCTCTGGCCCCGCTGTTCGTGGACGGTTGGAAGTTCCTCGCCCTCGCGATCCTTGTCGCGACCGGCATCGTATCGTTCTTCGGCGCGGGGCAGTTGCTGGGCGCGGTGTCGTTCCGCGAACTGCGCGGAACGGTCCGCCGCTAG
- a CDS encoding low molecular weight protein-tyrosine-phosphatase, whose translation MRILVVCLGNICRSPSAEAVLRAKAESRGLDWQIDSAGTGDWHIGNPPYGPMIAAAREAGYDLSDLRARQVGPDDFARFDLILVTDRQNQRDVEALRPTGNKTPVRLLAPFAGDAGQDVPDPYHTRDFDGALRLIERAADGLLDQLQ comes from the coding sequence ATGCGTATCCTCGTCGTCTGTCTTGGAAACATCTGCCGCTCACCCAGCGCCGAAGCCGTGCTGCGCGCGAAGGCCGAATCGCGTGGGTTGGATTGGCAGATCGATAGCGCTGGAACGGGCGACTGGCATATCGGCAATCCGCCCTACGGTCCGATGATCGCGGCGGCGCGGGAGGCCGGATATGACCTGTCCGATCTGCGCGCGCGGCAGGTTGGCCCGGATGACTTCGCGCGGTTCGACCTTATCCTCGTGACGGATCGACAGAACCAGCGGGATGTAGAGGCGCTGCGCCCGACCGGGAACAAGACCCCGGTGCGCCTGCTTGCGCCGTTCGCGGGGGATGCAGGGCAAGACGTGCCCGACCCCTATCACACCCGCGATTTCGACGGCGCACTGCGGCTGATCGAACGCGCTGCCGATGGGCTGCTGGATCAGCTGCAGTAA
- a CDS encoding putative DNA modification/repair radical SAM protein, producing MARFTLDEKLAILSDAAKYDASCASSGTSRRDSRKGDGLGSTEGSGICHAYAPDGRCISLLKILLTNFCIYDCAYCINRVSSNVTRARFTVDEVVTLTTEFYRRNYIEGLFLSSGIVRSPDETMLEMVQIARKLRVEHRFKGYIHLKTIPDADPDLIAEAGALADRLSINVELPTDASVKAYAPEKHPETIRKAMADVRLRKDATKDRSHTGKRPPKFAPAGQSTQMIVGADGSNDAAILGQSTRLYSSYKLKRVYYSAFSPIPDATAKLPLIRPPLEREHRLYQADWLLRFYGFGLDEITGTTADGNLDLQIDPKLAWALQNRHHFPLDVNRATREMLLRVPGFGVKTVNRILTSRRHRNLRYEDLNRMGASLKKARAFITAQGWSPGALTDTADLRARFAPPPEQLSLF from the coding sequence ACCGAAGGATCGGGCATCTGCCACGCCTACGCACCGGACGGGCGGTGCATCAGCCTGCTGAAAATTCTGCTGACCAACTTCTGCATCTACGACTGCGCGTATTGCATCAACCGCGTGTCATCGAACGTCACGCGGGCGCGGTTCACGGTGGATGAGGTCGTGACGCTGACGACCGAATTCTACCGGCGCAATTACATCGAAGGGCTGTTCCTGTCGTCGGGGATCGTGCGCTCGCCAGATGAGACGATGCTCGAAATGGTACAAATTGCGCGCAAATTGCGGGTGGAGCATCGGTTCAAAGGGTATATCCACCTTAAAACCATCCCTGACGCCGACCCCGATCTGATCGCCGAGGCGGGCGCGCTAGCGGACCGTCTGTCCATCAACGTCGAACTGCCCACGGACGCCAGCGTGAAGGCCTATGCGCCCGAAAAGCACCCCGAAACCATCCGCAAGGCGATGGCGGATGTGCGGTTGCGCAAGGACGCGACCAAGGACCGGTCGCACACCGGCAAGCGGCCCCCGAAGTTCGCGCCCGCAGGCCAGTCCACGCAGATGATCGTGGGGGCCGATGGGTCCAACGATGCTGCTATTCTTGGGCAGTCGACGCGCCTTTACTCCAGCTACAAGCTGAAACGCGTCTACTATTCCGCCTTTTCGCCCATTCCCGACGCGACCGCCAAACTGCCGCTGATCCGTCCGCCGTTGGAGCGTGAGCATCGCTTGTATCAGGCCGACTGGCTGCTGCGATTCTACGGCTTCGGGTTGGACGAGATCACCGGCACGACCGCGGACGGTAACCTTGATCTGCAGATCGACCCGAAGCTGGCGTGGGCCTTGCAGAACCGCCATCACTTCCCGCTGGATGTGAACCGCGCCACGCGTGAGATGCTGCTGCGCGTTCCGGGCTTCGGCGTGAAGACGGTGAACCGCATCCTGACCTCTCGCCGGCACAGAAACTTGCGATATGAGGACCTTAACCGCATGGGGGCCAGTCTGAAGAAAGCGCGCGCCTTCATCACGGCGCAGGGCTGGTCGCCCGGCGCGCTGACCGACACGGCTGACCTGCGCGCGCGCTTCGCGCCGCCGCCCGAGCAGTTGAGCCTGTTCTGA
- the rpmB gene encoding 50S ribosomal protein L28, with product MSRVCELTGKGPMTGNNVSHANNKTRRRYLPNLNDVTLMSEVLGRTVKLRISAAALRTVDHRGGLDGFMAKAKADELSARALKIKKEIEKAATAA from the coding sequence ATGTCGCGCGTTTGCGAACTGACCGGCAAAGGCCCCATGACGGGCAACAACGTAAGCCACGCCAACAATAAGACGCGGCGTCGCTATCTGCCCAACCTGAACGACGTCACGCTGATGTCGGAAGTGCTGGGCCGCACCGTGAAGCTGCGGATTTCCGCCGCTGCCCTGCGCACCGTGGATCACCGCGGTGGCCTTGACGGCTTCATGGCGAAAGCCAAGGCCGACGAGCTGAGCGCGCGTGCGCTGAAGATCAAGAAAGAGATCGAGAAAGCTGCAACCGCAGCCTGA
- a CDS encoding acylphosphatase — protein sequence MTDAIHVTVQGRVQGVGFRAWTQRTARDLGLTGWVRNRDDGSVEAVFEGDSESLRKMQEALRKGPAPSKVADVSARDTETAGAVDFQIR from the coding sequence ATGACCGATGCAATCCACGTCACTGTTCAGGGCCGCGTTCAAGGCGTCGGCTTTCGCGCCTGGACGCAACGCACGGCCCGCGATCTTGGCCTGACGGGATGGGTGCGCAATCGCGACGACGGCAGCGTCGAGGCGGTTTTCGAAGGCGATAGCGAATCGCTGCGCAAGATGCAGGAGGCGCTGCGTAAAGGCCCCGCGCCGTCCAAGGTCGCTGACGTGTCGGCACGCGATACCGAAACCGCGGGCGCTGTGGATTTTCAGATACGCTAG